Proteins encoded in a region of the Desulfurococcaceae archaeon genome:
- a CDS encoding RsmB/NOP family class I SAM-dependent RNA methyltransferase, translated as MVHPQKQKLLLALLLKAVLKHDIAFDKAFSLLVKKHGLSSREAGLLYRAFYKVIIYYHTIRFMSAYSGFGPRIGGLVEYLYARNFDVDCILDEVKELSHSLSPTLQLALLHGYPSWFVRDLHGKLPLNELENMLRSLNDRKRWVRVNTAKTSIEDAIECLERSGLRVKQHREFKEMLLLEDPFAKIGDNECLKEGLVVPQDISSYASTLALENVHGDFIDACSAPGIKLIQVLSRATITRTIAVDISEKRASVIPKLVNSFLGTVPNLIVVTGDSRTLHYNVKGAAVLVDSPCSNSGAIYADPVVKLHLSRKRLKRLQLVQKALLENCLKHAEKLFFVTCSVHPLEGEEVVDYLVEKYSGKIELLQLKLPYVDKGYMGYRCSNSAFRIYPHRVNGQGFFITALRVQGIE; from the coding sequence ATGGTTCATCCTCAAAAACAAAAACTCCTACTAGCCTTACTGCTAAAAGCAGTACTTAAGCACGACATCGCCTTCGACAAGGCATTCAGCCTGCTCGTGAAGAAGCATGGTTTGAGTAGCAGGGAGGCAGGCCTGCTCTACAGGGCCTTCTACAAGGTGATCATATACTACCACACGATCAGGTTCATGTCCGCGTACAGCGGTTTTGGACCGCGAATAGGCGGGTTAGTGGAATACCTATATGCCCGGAACTTCGACGTAGACTGCATTCTAGACGAGGTTAAGGAACTATCCCACTCGCTGTCCCCTACCCTACAATTAGCACTACTCCACGGTTACCCCTCATGGTTTGTCAGAGATCTCCACGGGAAGTTACCACTAAACGAACTCGAGAACATGCTAAGGAGTTTAAATGACCGTAAGAGATGGGTACGTGTAAATACGGCGAAAACGTCGATCGAAGACGCGATTGAGTGCCTAGAAAGAAGCGGTTTACGCGTTAAGCAGCACAGGGAATTCAAGGAGATGCTACTGCTCGAAGACCCCTTTGCTAAGATCGGAGATAACGAGTGCTTAAAGGAGGGTCTCGTCGTGCCGCAAGACATCAGTTCATACGCCTCAACGCTAGCTCTTGAAAACGTGCACGGGGACTTTATAGATGCTTGTAGCGCGCCAGGCATAAAGCTTATCCAGGTGCTCTCGCGAGCCACCATTACGCGTACCATCGCGGTTGATATAAGCGAGAAACGGGCAAGCGTCATCCCCAAACTCGTCAACTCGTTTCTAGGCACGGTGCCAAATCTTATAGTGGTAACTGGTGACTCGAGGACGCTCCATTACAATGTAAAAGGCGCGGCTGTACTCGTAGACTCGCCTTGCAGTAATAGCGGGGCCATCTACGCTGACCCCGTCGTTAAACTGCACCTTTCCAGGAAACGACTCAAAAGACTGCAACTTGTACAGAAAGCGTTGTTAGAGAACTGTCTAAAACACGCGGAGAAGCTGTTCTTCGTGACGTGTAGCGTTCACCCATTAGAGGGGGAAGAGGTGGTGGATTACTTAGTAGAAAAATACAGTGGTAAAATCGAGCTCCTCCAATTAAAACTCCCATATGTAGATAAAGGATACATGGGATACAGGTGTTCCAACAGCGCGTTTAGAATTTACCCCCACCGCGTGAATGGCCAAGGATTTTTCATCACCGCATTGCGGGTGCAAGGCATTGAGTGA
- a CDS encoding gamma-glutamyltransferase, which translates to MVTKVAIGEKGVVSDHQLATQVGVEVLKEGGNAFDAAIAVSAVLSVVQPHMGGLGGDAFLLGFIGDDVVAYMSSGRSPKGFDVDAFLEKKPLRGPLTVTVPGLVHLWGHIHEEYATMPLERLLKPAIKLAYSGFHVGLSLARASKLNEEELAVYKWANYFKGLRLGDLYVNREMARALRLVASRSWEEFYYGELAENTVSELQDQGVDVGLDDLMEHGSYKVKPLKLEVDEMTLYELPPNTQGVSTLQLISALYELGLREEPFDSPSRIVKWSKPVADVYLFRDLYLGDPDYMSIDPQSHVKYSDISNLELEASSNENGTASDTTFFVVSDGEAILGFIQSLFSSFGSGLVISGFPVQNRAVGFAKKKGLPNSPAPEKLPLHTLSVLGVDRGNEKYIIGCVGGDLRPQLHLRVFENLFAYNMNVDEALSAPRFIYTTFYGSQKVIIEEPLRVPSRSELNNIVAEKANYFGLKGHVHVGKLSKGVLVLACDPRSEGVPLAT; encoded by the coding sequence ATGGTTACAAAGGTAGCGATCGGGGAGAAGGGCGTGGTTTCAGACCACCAGCTAGCAACGCAGGTGGGGGTCGAGGTACTGAAAGAGGGTGGAAATGCATTCGACGCCGCAATAGCTGTGAGCGCCGTCCTTTCCGTCGTGCAACCACACATGGGTGGGCTAGGAGGAGATGCGTTTCTACTAGGTTTCATTGGAGACGACGTAGTTGCTTACATGTCATCAGGCAGGTCTCCGAAGGGGTTTGATGTCGACGCATTCTTGGAGAAGAAACCACTACGAGGTCCCCTCACAGTCACCGTTCCAGGGCTTGTACACTTGTGGGGGCACATACACGAAGAGTACGCCACCATGCCCCTAGAACGCCTATTAAAGCCCGCAATTAAGTTAGCGTATAGTGGCTTCCATGTAGGTCTTTCGCTTGCAAGGGCTAGCAAGCTCAACGAGGAGGAGCTCGCAGTTTACAAGTGGGCTAATTACTTTAAGGGACTTAGACTCGGGGATTTATATGTGAACAGGGAGATGGCACGTGCATTAAGGTTGGTAGCTTCACGTAGCTGGGAGGAGTTCTATTACGGTGAACTCGCAGAGAATACTGTTTCAGAACTGCAGGATCAGGGCGTGGACGTGGGACTTGACGATCTAATGGAGCACGGTAGCTATAAGGTAAAACCGCTTAAGCTCGAAGTAGATGAGATGACCCTTTACGAGTTACCGCCAAATACCCAGGGGGTCTCAACGCTTCAGCTAATAAGTGCGCTGTACGAACTAGGCCTTCGCGAGGAACCCTTCGACTCTCCAAGTAGAATAGTTAAGTGGAGTAAACCGGTTGCAGACGTTTACTTGTTCAGAGACCTTTACCTCGGAGACCCGGACTATATGAGCATAGATCCGCAGAGCCACGTAAAATACTCTGATATAAGTAACCTCGAACTCGAAGCCTCCTCAAACGAGAACGGCACGGCTAGCGATACGACGTTTTTCGTGGTCTCGGATGGAGAGGCCATATTGGGGTTCATACAGAGCCTCTTCAGTAGTTTTGGCTCAGGACTAGTGATATCGGGCTTTCCCGTTCAGAACAGGGCAGTGGGGTTTGCCAAGAAGAAGGGCTTACCGAATAGTCCGGCGCCAGAAAAGCTACCCCTGCACACGTTGTCGGTTCTCGGGGTGGACAGGGGTAACGAGAAGTATATTATTGGCTGTGTTGGTGGGGATCTAAGGCCTCAGCTTCATTTAAGGGTATTCGAAAATCTGTTCGCGTACAACATGAACGTGGACGAGGCGCTCTCAGCTCCGCGATTCATATATACAACCTTCTACGGTAGCCAGAAAGTTATAATTGAAGAGCCCCTAAGAGTGCCCAGCAGGAGCGAGCTCAACAACATAGTTGCCGAGAAAGCAAACTACTTCGGCTTGAAGGGGCACGTTCACGTAGGCAAGCTAAGTAAAGGAGTACTGGTATTAGCGTGCGACCCTAGAAGTGAGGGCGTGCCCCTGGCCACGTAG
- a CDS encoding AAA family ATPase — MYHIADKGVEYAQKAIAADKAGDYETAVKYYKVAIDFFTKYLILYPDAPLADFYKELISKYKNRVAALEKMLAERPRIADTGASPVIGGNSANVQVFQVLRPEQRPKKTFDDLVDLENVKRALKKSVIYPVKSPDLYPLGWPKGILLFGPPGCGKTEITLALANEIDAVLINISPADIMSKWLGDTEKNVKALFTVARELAGQGAPVIVFIDEVDALFQQYSVEIGGEKRARNQFLIEMDGLASKECSKLPLFVIGATNKPWLLDIGFIRRFERRIYVPPPNKGIRKLLFEHYIRMLTKTFPLGSIDCDKLADLTEGYSSADIVSIVKEVQNNIVEEINERGVKPTDRKVETDDFVVVIGKHKPSIDMKLVEVYREWNRQYGTYSEEP, encoded by the coding sequence ATGTACCACATAGCAGATAAGGGCGTAGAGTATGCGCAAAAAGCAATAGCCGCCGACAAGGCAGGCGACTACGAGACTGCGGTAAAGTACTATAAGGTGGCAATAGACTTCTTCACCAAGTACCTGATTTTGTACCCAGATGCGCCTTTGGCAGATTTCTACAAGGAGCTTATATCGAAGTACAAGAACAGAGTAGCCGCTCTTGAAAAAATGCTCGCGGAAAGGCCCCGAATAGCGGATACCGGCGCTTCCCCGGTAATTGGTGGTAATAGTGCAAATGTACAAGTATTCCAGGTACTGAGGCCCGAGCAGAGGCCTAAGAAAACGTTCGATGACCTCGTCGATTTAGAGAACGTTAAAAGGGCCCTCAAGAAATCTGTGATCTACCCCGTTAAGAGCCCGGACCTATACCCCCTCGGCTGGCCCAAGGGCATACTCCTTTTCGGCCCTCCCGGTTGTGGTAAAACAGAGATAACGCTAGCATTAGCCAACGAGATAGATGCTGTCCTTATAAACATCAGCCCAGCGGATATAATGAGCAAGTGGCTTGGTGATACGGAGAAGAATGTTAAGGCCCTTTTCACAGTAGCCCGCGAACTTGCAGGTCAAGGCGCCCCTGTAATAGTGTTCATAGACGAGGTCGATGCCCTTTTCCAACAGTACAGCGTCGAGATAGGGGGCGAGAAGCGGGCTAGGAATCAGTTTCTCATAGAAATGGATGGGCTTGCAAGCAAGGAGTGCTCGAAGCTTCCACTATTCGTGATAGGTGCAACTAATAAACCCTGGCTACTCGATATCGGGTTCATAAGGAGGTTTGAGCGGAGGATCTACGTGCCTCCACCAAATAAAGGCATCCGTAAACTCCTCTTCGAACATTACATAAGGATGCTTACAAAAACATTTCCCCTGGGTTCGATAGATTGCGATAAACTAGCTGACTTGACGGAAGGCTACAGTTCAGCCGACATAGTTTCCATAGTCAAAGAAGTACAAAACAACATCGTGGAAGAAATCAACGAAAGGGGCGTAAAGCCTACTGATAGGAAGGTCGAGACCGACGACTTCGTTGTGGTGATCGGTAAACATAAACCAAGCATTGATATGAAACTCGTCGAGGTCTACAGGGAATGGAACAGACAGTACGGTACGTACAGCGAAGAGCCGTGA
- the pgk gene encoding phosphoglycerate kinase: MYVPRLPTLSDVNVHEKKVFMRIDINVPIDPDTEEIIDDRRIRIHARFIREIMNKYTPALVLGSHQGRPGSSDFITLERHRELLEKYLGERVKFVNDVIGPTALNEIRALKPGEILLLDNLRLVSEEILEAPPEKHALSIFAKRMASVVDVYVNDAFATAHRSQPSIVGLPLLLPSAIGPLFEMEIKALRRILAETEPPRVYVLGGKKVAEHLRVIENLAKSKLADRILTGGLLGLLFLAAKGVDIGAENFKLLEENGLTPFIPRARHLLLRGAPIETPVDFKIKHNGNTENAYLGELRGTAMDIGEHTLKIYEELLKEAKTIVMRGPAGVIEVEEFKAGTLRLLKVAIESQAFVLIAGGHLSSMAPLDVDSSRIHVSTGGNSLLLYLSGEELPAIKALELSAKIFLGW; this comes from the coding sequence ATGTACGTACCCAGGCTCCCGACGCTTAGTGATGTGAATGTGCATGAAAAGAAAGTGTTCATGAGGATAGACATCAACGTGCCAATAGATCCCGATACGGAGGAGATCATCGATGACAGGAGGATACGCATTCATGCGCGGTTCATTAGAGAAATAATGAACAAGTATACTCCTGCACTGGTGTTAGGCTCGCATCAGGGTAGGCCGGGCTCTTCGGACTTCATTACACTAGAAAGGCACCGGGAGCTCCTAGAGAAGTACCTGGGAGAAAGGGTGAAATTCGTAAACGACGTCATAGGGCCTACAGCTCTGAACGAGATAAGGGCTCTTAAACCAGGTGAAATACTACTACTTGACAACCTGAGGCTGGTATCGGAGGAAATTCTAGAAGCTCCTCCTGAAAAACATGCTTTAAGCATATTTGCTAAAAGAATGGCCTCGGTCGTGGACGTCTACGTTAATGACGCGTTTGCAACGGCCCACAGAAGCCAGCCTAGCATTGTCGGGTTGCCGCTATTGCTACCCAGCGCGATCGGCCCATTATTTGAAATGGAGATAAAGGCGCTCCGCAGGATTCTCGCGGAAACGGAACCTCCACGGGTTTACGTACTTGGAGGTAAAAAGGTCGCAGAACACCTGCGCGTTATAGAAAACCTAGCTAAGAGCAAGCTAGCCGACCGAATACTAACCGGCGGGCTCTTAGGGCTACTATTCCTGGCCGCGAAAGGAGTCGACATCGGTGCAGAGAACTTCAAGTTGCTCGAGGAAAACGGCCTCACCCCCTTCATTCCGAGAGCGAGGCACCTCTTGCTGAGGGGTGCGCCGATCGAAACGCCCGTAGACTTTAAGATAAAGCACAACGGCAATACGGAAAACGCTTACCTAGGAGAATTGCGAGGTACTGCAATGGACATAGGCGAGCACACCCTCAAGATATACGAAGAGCTATTAAAGGAGGCTAAAACGATAGTCATGAGAGGTCCAGCCGGCGTAATCGAAGTAGAAGAGTTCAAGGCTGGCACCCTTAGACTACTTAAGGTCGCCATTGAGTCTCAAGCATTCGTCTTAATAGCAGGTGGCCATTTAAGCTCAATGGCACCGCTAGACGTAGACAGTAGTAGAATACACGTCTCAACGGGGGGAAACTCCCTGCTACTCTACCTGAGCGGCGAAGAACTCCCCGCTATTAAAGCATTAGAGCTCTCCGCTAAGATATTCCTAGGATGGTAG
- a CDS encoding CaiB/BaiF CoA-transferase family protein translates to MAWLMLEGIRVVDLSHTLAGPFATMILADLGADVIKIEPPQGDETRSWLPFVNGESAYYMSVNRGKRSVVINLKSEKGREVLYKLVARSHIVVENFRPGVPEKLGVDYETLVRVNPQVVYVSIKGFRQGSIYEHKTAYDVIIQAMSGLMLTTGSEGDPPVRVSFALFDVMTGMMATIYTLAALHAGVKPAKIEVSMYDTAIFSMCYVPLMYLMTGLRPKRMGHAHPSMAPYQAFRDANGKWFIVAAANDRLWRLLCNAVGAKELAEDPRFRTNADRVANRKDLVDALQSIFEKNTRDYWVKVLEEGGVPASPVYEIDEVFRDPYVASENVVISLDHPKLNKTPQLNEPVTVNGRRFINTRHPPLLGEHTVEVLRELGYSSSDIAKLKEDGIVYYP, encoded by the coding sequence GTGGCATGGTTGATGCTCGAAGGCATTCGAGTAGTAGATTTAAGTCACACTCTAGCGGGGCCGTTTGCGACGATGATTCTGGCTGACCTCGGCGCAGATGTGATAAAAATAGAGCCACCTCAAGGCGATGAAACGCGCTCGTGGCTTCCTTTCGTTAACGGGGAGAGCGCGTATTACATGTCCGTAAATAGGGGTAAGAGAAGCGTTGTGATTAACCTCAAATCGGAAAAGGGACGCGAGGTTTTGTACAAGCTCGTAGCAAGGTCCCACATCGTAGTGGAGAATTTTAGACCTGGCGTGCCTGAGAAGCTGGGAGTTGACTACGAAACCCTAGTCAGGGTGAACCCCCAGGTAGTGTACGTGAGTATAAAGGGCTTTAGGCAGGGTAGCATATATGAGCATAAAACCGCGTATGACGTTATAATACAAGCAATGTCGGGTTTAATGCTGACGACGGGCAGTGAAGGAGACCCCCCCGTGAGAGTCAGCTTCGCGCTCTTCGACGTCATGACGGGGATGATGGCCACCATATACACGCTCGCCGCTCTACATGCGGGGGTAAAGCCGGCTAAAATAGAGGTGTCCATGTACGATACCGCTATATTTTCAATGTGCTACGTTCCCTTAATGTATCTCATGACCGGGCTAAGGCCCAAGAGAATGGGGCACGCGCACCCCTCAATGGCCCCTTACCAGGCCTTTAGAGACGCCAACGGTAAGTGGTTTATCGTCGCCGCTGCCAATGATCGGCTTTGGAGACTACTGTGTAACGCGGTTGGCGCAAAAGAGCTGGCGGAGGACCCGAGGTTCAGGACCAACGCTGACAGGGTAGCTAATAGGAAGGACCTAGTCGATGCGCTACAGAGCATATTCGAGAAAAATACGAGAGATTATTGGGTTAAGGTACTTGAAGAGGGCGGCGTTCCCGCATCACCCGTATACGAGATCGACGAGGTGTTTAGAGACCCTTACGTGGCCTCGGAAAACGTCGTGATAAGCCTCGATCATCCAAAGCTCAATAAAACACCTCAACTAAACGAGCCGGTCACAGTTAATGGTAGGAGGTTTATTAACACCAGGCACCCTCCACTACTTGGCGAGCACACGGTTGAGGTTTTAAGGGAGTTAGGGTATTCGAGTAGTGATATTGCTAAGCTAAAAGAAGATGGCATCGTGTACTACCCCTAG
- a CDS encoding type II glyceraldehyde-3-phosphate dehydrogenase: MGVKVAVNGYGTIGKRIADAVLRVKDFELVGVAKYTVDYSALLAHRNGIRIFTPREKFAEFRNAGVEPEGTVEDLVDGADIVYDASPGKQGAKNKELYVRYNKPAVFQGGESPEVAGLSYSTLCNYEAAIGKKYVRVVSCNTTGMLRIICSIGTGQLDSVFAVIVRRASDPREDHRGPVSSIALDSSTIPSHHALDVKTVVGDVSIETVALVVPTTLMHMQVMNVKLKKPLSTDELAGLLRSSGRILVLDSTLLKIDSTGKIVELSRDANRPRYDIYENVVFSNMVKLAKEAFTLVQAIHQEAIVIPENLDVAYAMMNLETDPLKVVKKVNEALGIGALQGIIPSEAKAS, encoded by the coding sequence ATGGGAGTAAAGGTGGCCGTAAACGGGTATGGCACTATAGGTAAACGAATAGCAGACGCGGTTTTAAGGGTAAAGGACTTCGAACTCGTCGGGGTTGCCAAGTATACCGTCGACTACTCTGCCCTACTGGCTCATAGGAATGGGATAAGGATATTCACACCGCGCGAGAAGTTCGCCGAGTTCAGGAACGCCGGCGTAGAGCCTGAAGGCACCGTGGAAGACCTGGTGGATGGGGCTGATATAGTGTATGACGCATCACCAGGGAAACAGGGCGCTAAGAATAAGGAGCTGTACGTTAGGTACAATAAGCCGGCAGTATTCCAGGGCGGCGAGTCTCCCGAAGTTGCAGGGCTAAGTTACAGCACACTCTGTAACTATGAAGCAGCTATTGGTAAGAAGTACGTAAGGGTCGTTAGCTGCAATACCACCGGAATGTTGAGGATAATCTGCTCCATAGGCACCGGGCAATTGGACTCCGTGTTTGCAGTAATCGTGAGGAGGGCTAGTGATCCTCGCGAAGACCACAGAGGTCCCGTGAGCTCTATAGCGCTTGATTCCTCTACGATACCCAGCCACCACGCCCTCGACGTCAAAACGGTCGTGGGGGATGTTTCCATCGAAACAGTTGCCTTGGTCGTTCCTACGACGCTAATGCACATGCAAGTAATGAACGTGAAGCTCAAAAAACCCCTCTCTACCGACGAGCTAGCCGGGCTTCTGCGATCTAGTGGTAGAATACTAGTTCTCGACTCTACGCTACTGAAGATAGACTCCACGGGCAAGATCGTAGAGCTTTCAAGGGATGCTAATAGGCCCCGCTACGACATTTACGAGAATGTTGTATTCTCCAACATGGTTAAGCTCGCCAAAGAGGCTTTTACATTGGTACAGGCAATTCACCAGGAGGCAATAGTCATTCCAGAGAACCTGGACGTAGCTTATGCGATGATGAACCTCGAAACCGACCCTCTAAAAGTGGTCAAGAAGGTTAACGAGGCGCTCGGAATAGGTGCTTTGCAAGGCATAATACCCAGTGAGGCTAAAGCCTCCTAG
- a CDS encoding M28 family peptidase, with product MNGLRGLLERYSGVPLTLEARDLLRKITLYHRIQGSSGLEEATKEIAESFETMGFKTTLFEVPSSSKRGFMETPVSWNARDGFVELRIGGSQLAKFNYHDHPTLIAAHSPPSEGCGELKYCKEVSGCDGEVVLVEAPGYIAYREIPARLIILYDSKRHSEAVPYTGLFIKEGEIKNTSVVNVPYTTALKAISLLGRNEKLEVCWKVDTEYMSKPMYGLLAYSGEDPGVLYISHICHPKPGAHDNASGVVANVLTAKLLRRSPEKISHAHLFVPEYSGTVYVHEYLPWMPVAAVNLDMVGSKQWVTNSTLNIVNAPLFARSVSPAYAYIATKLVLDEASSFGGFKLPASRYSLAPYTAGSDHDVTTLWGIDSVMLNEWPSKYYHTDMDDADTISPSQLVNKAVISALVGSAIAGNHGKGSIESAFKDFVKSWYAIESLKAGIDVSRVSGVLENQVELSVNFEYTPLSSRYLYGKLGVAAFLKLRNVKGAYSFISVYAPLAYLNGVNNFFELFQLENLLQWSSEERRLLEEAWLKVEEDIG from the coding sequence GTGAACGGCTTGCGGGGCTTGCTAGAACGGTATTCAGGGGTACCGTTAACACTTGAAGCTAGGGACTTGTTAAGGAAAATTACATTGTATCATAGGATTCAAGGTAGTAGTGGGCTCGAGGAGGCCACCAAGGAGATCGCGGAGAGTTTCGAAACGATGGGGTTTAAGACCACGCTATTCGAAGTACCGAGTAGCAGTAAAAGGGGGTTCATGGAGACGCCCGTTTCCTGGAACGCCAGGGACGGGTTTGTGGAGCTTAGAATCGGAGGTTCCCAACTAGCCAAGTTCAACTACCATGACCACCCCACTCTGATTGCAGCTCATTCCCCTCCCAGTGAAGGCTGTGGAGAGCTCAAATACTGTAAGGAGGTGTCTGGGTGCGATGGAGAGGTGGTGCTAGTCGAGGCGCCCGGCTACATCGCCTACCGGGAAATACCCGCGCGCTTAATAATACTGTATGATAGCAAGAGACACTCGGAGGCCGTGCCGTACACGGGCCTCTTCATCAAGGAAGGGGAGATCAAGAATACCAGTGTCGTAAATGTACCTTACACTACCGCCTTAAAGGCCATTTCACTACTAGGCAGGAACGAGAAGCTCGAGGTATGCTGGAAAGTCGATACCGAATACATGTCAAAGCCCATGTACGGGCTACTGGCGTATAGCGGCGAGGACCCGGGTGTACTTTACATTAGCCACATATGTCACCCGAAACCAGGAGCACATGACAACGCTAGTGGTGTAGTGGCGAATGTACTTACTGCCAAGCTACTACGTCGATCCCCGGAAAAAATATCTCATGCACACCTCTTTGTGCCCGAGTACTCGGGCACGGTCTACGTTCACGAGTACCTGCCATGGATGCCGGTTGCCGCAGTAAACTTGGATATGGTGGGTTCGAAGCAGTGGGTTACGAACTCAACGCTCAACATAGTTAACGCGCCTCTATTCGCGAGATCCGTTTCACCGGCATACGCGTACATAGCAACGAAACTTGTACTAGACGAGGCAAGCTCTTTTGGAGGATTCAAGCTACCAGCATCCAGGTACTCTCTAGCACCATATACTGCGGGGAGCGACCACGACGTAACTACGCTGTGGGGTATAGATAGCGTGATGCTGAACGAGTGGCCCAGTAAGTACTATCACACGGACATGGATGACGCCGACACAATATCGCCCTCGCAACTAGTTAACAAGGCAGTAATATCGGCACTAGTGGGCAGCGCCATTGCCGGTAATCACGGGAAAGGTAGTATCGAGAGCGCCTTCAAGGACTTCGTCAAGTCGTGGTATGCTATCGAGTCGCTTAAAGCAGGAATAGACGTTTCCCGGGTGAGTGGAGTCCTAGAAAATCAAGTGGAGTTAAGTGTAAACTTCGAATACACTCCCCTCTCTTCCCGGTATTTGTATGGTAAACTCGGTGTAGCGGCGTTTCTCAAGCTGAGGAACGTGAAGGGCGCTTACAGCTTCATATCCGTGTACGCGCCACTTGCATACCTTAATGGCGTGAACAACTTCTTCGAGCTCTTCCAATTGGAGAACCTGCTCCAATGGAGTAGCGAGGAGAGGCGGCTACTGGAAGAGGCCTGGCTTAAGGTTGAAGAGGACATTGGGTGA
- a CDS encoding chromatin protein Cren7 translates to MPCTQKVKVKTPSGKELELVPIKVWQLAPAGRKGVKIGLFQDPETGRYFRVKVPDEYPICG, encoded by the coding sequence ATGCCGTGTACTCAGAAAGTTAAAGTCAAGACGCCAAGTGGCAAGGAACTCGAATTAGTGCCAATCAAGGTGTGGCAGCTAGCCCCCGCAGGTAGGAAGGGAGTAAAGATAGGGTTATTCCAGGACCCAGAAACAGGCAGGTACTTTAGAGTAAAGGTACCCGACGAGTACCCGATTTGTGGTTAA
- a CDS encoding universal stress protein has translation MSEAPSYTISFYYRKILVPVDGSETSLKALMVAADLATRYGSRIVVVSARPRGAGELEDPLVKAKERLKGLPVNASYKSIEYDPKNESPQAAVIKEIISEGYDLVILGARGKTWLSEISLGGFALSLIVNAPVSVFVVR, from the coding sequence TTGTCGGAAGCCCCTTCTTACACGATAAGCTTCTACTACAGGAAAATACTGGTACCCGTAGACGGTAGTGAGACAAGCCTCAAGGCGTTAATGGTAGCTGCTGACCTGGCCACGCGTTATGGTTCCCGAATAGTGGTGGTAAGCGCTAGACCGCGGGGAGCCGGCGAGCTCGAGGACCCGCTTGTTAAGGCTAAAGAAAGGTTAAAGGGATTGCCCGTAAATGCTAGCTACAAGAGCATTGAATATGACCCTAAAAACGAGAGCCCCCAAGCAGCTGTAATCAAAGAGATCATTAGCGAAGGCTACGACCTCGTGATCCTGGGTGCACGGGGTAAAACGTGGCTCAGCGAAATAAGTCTAGGAGGCTTCGCTCTCTCGCTAATAGTCAACGCACCGGTCTCCGTATTCGTTGTTAGGTGA